A window of the Methyloprofundus sp. genome harbors these coding sequences:
- a CDS encoding adenylate kinase, producing MRVILLGSPGSGKGTQAQFITEKYGIPQISTGDMLRAAVRAGTDLGVAAKKIMDEGGLVSDSIILGLIKERITADDCTSGFLLDGFPRTIAQAEGLAEMGVVVDHIVEIEVADEEIIKRMGGRRVHLESGRTYHIEFNPPKVAGMDDVTGEALIQRDDDKEVTVRKRLNVYHEQTKPLVSFYTQVAEQGNARFSSIAGVGSVTDITTKVFAALA from the coding sequence ATGCGCGTTATACTTTTAGGTAGTCCCGGATCAGGTAAGGGTACTCAGGCTCAGTTTATTACTGAAAAGTACGGGATACCTCAAATATCAACGGGTGATATGTTACGTGCTGCAGTCAGGGCAGGTACAGACTTGGGGGTGGCAGCTAAAAAAATTATGGATGAGGGTGGTTTAGTTTCTGATAGCATTATTTTAGGCCTAATCAAAGAACGTATTACTGCAGATGATTGTACTTCTGGTTTTTTATTAGATGGTTTTCCGCGCACTATTGCACAAGCGGAAGGCTTGGCTGAAATGGGTGTGGTAGTTGATCATATAGTAGAAATAGAGGTTGCAGACGAAGAAATTATTAAGCGTATGGGAGGTCGTCGTGTACATTTGGAATCAGGGCGAACTTATCATATAGAATTTAATCCACCTAAAGTTGCTGGAATGGATGATGTGACTGGGGAAGCGCTTATTCAACGTGATGATGATAAAGAGGTCACAGTTAGAAAGCGATTAAATGTTTATCATGAACAAACTAAGCCTTTGGTCAGCTTTTATACGCAAGTAGCTGAGCAAGGCAATGCCCGCTTTAGTTCAATTGCAGGTGTTGGTTCCGTGACAGATATTACGACCAAGGTTTTTGCTGCATTAGCATAA
- a CDS encoding cysteine desulfurase/selenocysteine lyase: MTDFPIEQIRADFPILQEKIRNKPLVYLDNAASCQKPQQVIDSIVHLYSHEYANVHRGVHTLSVKATDRYEGAREKVQQFIKAQSTKEIIFVRGATEAINLIAQTFGKANIKAGDEILITAMEHHSNIVPWQMLCEQTGAVLKVVPINLRGELIYSEFEKLLTNKTKLVAVVHMSNALGTVNPVEKIIAAAKAKNVPVLLDGAQAIPHMSVDVQALDCDFYVFSGHKLYAPSGIGVLYGKQALLEAMPPYQGGGDMIRKVTFEETEYNSLPYKFEAGTPNIADVVGLGAAVDYLNTIGMDNIAAYEAELLDYATEKAGKIHGLRIIGEASEKGAILSFVLDKIHPHDIGTMLDSLGIAIRAGHHCAMPVMDFFEVPATARASFAMYNTKEEVDVLMAGIEDLIEIFG, from the coding sequence ATGACAGATTTCCCCATTGAACAAATTCGTGCAGATTTTCCTATTTTACAAGAGAAAATTCGTAATAAACCGTTAGTTTATTTGGATAATGCCGCTAGTTGTCAAAAGCCGCAGCAAGTAATTGATAGTATCGTACATTTATATAGTCATGAATATGCGAATGTGCATCGTGGTGTGCATACTTTAAGTGTTAAAGCGACGGATCGTTATGAAGGTGCGCGTGAAAAAGTGCAGCAGTTTATTAAGGCGCAAAGCACTAAAGAGATTATTTTTGTGCGTGGCGCAACCGAAGCGATTAATTTAATAGCGCAAACTTTTGGTAAAGCGAATATTAAAGCAGGTGATGAGATTCTGATTACTGCTATGGAGCACCATTCTAATATTGTGCCGTGGCAAATGTTATGCGAGCAAACAGGAGCGGTTTTAAAAGTTGTACCGATTAATTTACGCGGTGAATTAATTTACTCAGAATTTGAGAAATTACTGACTAATAAAACTAAGTTGGTTGCTGTTGTACATATGTCTAATGCACTGGGTACGGTAAATCCTGTTGAAAAGATTATTGCGGCAGCTAAAGCTAAAAATGTGCCCGTTTTATTGGATGGTGCGCAAGCAATTCCACATATGTCTGTAGATGTACAGGCTTTAGATTGTGATTTTTATGTATTTTCAGGGCATAAATTATATGCACCTTCCGGTATTGGGGTGCTTTATGGTAAACAAGCGTTATTAGAAGCAATGCCTCCTTATCAAGGTGGTGGCGATATGATTCGTAAGGTGACCTTTGAGGAAACGGAATATAATAGCTTGCCCTATAAGTTTGAGGCAGGTACGCCTAATATTGCCGATGTAGTTGGTTTGGGTGCAGCTGTTGATTATTTGAATACAATTGGTATGGACAATATTGCCGCATATGAAGCGGAATTATTGGATTACGCCACAGAAAAAGCAGGGAAAATTCATGGCTTAAGAATTATAGGCGAGGCCAGTGAAAAAGGTGCGATTTTGTCGTTTGTTCTGGATAAAATTCACCCGCATGATATTGGTACTATGTTGGATAGTCTGGGTATTGCCATTCGTGCTGGGCACCATTGTGCGATGCCGGTCATGGACTTTTTTGAGGTGCCGGCAACTGCGCGTGCTTCATTTGCTATGTATAATACCAAAGAAGAAGTCGATGTATTAATGGCTGGTATTGAAGATTTAATTGAAATTTTTGGCTAA
- a CDS encoding acetoin utilization protein AcuB: MRVEDLMTKKVFTVEPHDMIDRVFFLIHYEKVRHLPVIEKGKVVGIVSDRDLYKALGPKSNSNSITAEGTTELHVLPKKVTHIMHRGVITVRTDTYASKAAELMADNRIGALPVIDKQNKLVGILSATDILRVFAKMEHANEKRVEKITANANK; this comes from the coding sequence ATGCGAGTTGAAGATTTAATGACCAAAAAAGTTTTTACGGTCGAACCACACGATATGATTGATCGAGTTTTTTTTCTGATCCATTATGAAAAAGTACGCCACTTACCTGTTATTGAAAAAGGAAAAGTAGTGGGTATTGTCTCTGATAGAGACCTTTATAAAGCACTAGGCCCTAAAAGTAATTCCAACTCGATTACTGCAGAGGGTACTACTGAATTACACGTGTTACCTAAAAAAGTAACTCATATCATGCATCGCGGCGTTATTACGGTACGTACTGATACTTATGCATCGAAAGCTGCCGAATTAATGGCAGATAATAGAATCGGTGCATTACCGGTCATTGATAAGCAAAATAAGCTAGTTGGAATTTTATCAGCAACTGACATTCTTAGAGTTTTTGCAAAAATGGAGCACGCAAATGAAAAGCGTGTCGAAAAAATTACTGCAAATGCTAACAAATAG
- a CDS encoding nitrogen fixation protein NifU and related proteins translates to MFDDLRDLYQEVIFDHNRNPRNFHVMEGADRKVEGFNPLCGDRLTLFLKMDGDKIIDASFQGSGCAISTASVSLMTEIVKGKTEAEADALFTQFHEMTTGKEENIDLEAIGKLAVLAGVREYPARVKCATLAWHTLDAALKNEQDSISTE, encoded by the coding sequence ATGTTTGATGATTTACGTGACCTCTATCAAGAGGTGATATTTGACCATAATAGAAACCCTCGAAACTTCCATGTGATGGAAGGGGCAGACCGAAAAGTTGAAGGGTTTAACCCTTTGTGTGGTGATCGCTTAACTTTGTTTTTGAAAATGGATGGCGATAAGATTATTGATGCGAGCTTTCAAGGTTCAGGGTGTGCTATTTCAACGGCATCAGTTTCTTTAATGACTGAAATTGTCAAAGGTAAAACTGAGGCAGAAGCAGATGCCTTATTTACGCAGTTTCATGAAATGACAACGGGTAAAGAAGAAAATATTGACCTTGAAGCAATTGGGAAATTGGCAGTTTTAGCAGGCGTACGTGAGTACCCTGCACGGGTAAAATGTGCAACTTTGGCGTGGCATACATTAGATGCAGCACTAAAAAATGAGCAAGACTCTATTTCTACTGAATAA
- a CDS encoding 16S rRNA (guanine1516-N2)-methyltransferase, which yields MHNYLGKLAVLHNAQSDESLSKELALRLSVPLYHTVDKFTPEMFFLSWRDGCLKLLDKDLLKKGGLSVDIAPRNGEQRSWPAPKEGALAKAIGRKTRTVVDATTGWAQDSLHIFRMGYDVNCIERSPIMLELLTDAFARLALVDWVTRLSLSVPVLLPGNAIDILPQLTIAPDCIYIDPMFPSKRKKSALPKKSMLILRDLLGDDMDKDALFAAALQATAKKVVVKSPDYALPLGGVPAESFKSKLLRYDVYIKN from the coding sequence ATGCATAATTATCTTGGCAAGTTGGCTGTTTTGCATAATGCACAATCTGATGAGTCATTATCAAAGGAGTTGGCACTACGTTTATCGGTGCCGTTATATCATACGGTTGATAAATTTACTCCGGAAATGTTTTTTTTAAGTTGGCGAGATGGTTGTTTAAAGTTGCTGGATAAAGACTTGCTTAAAAAGGGCGGCTTAAGTGTTGATATAGCACCTAGAAATGGCGAGCAGCGTTCATGGCCAGCACCTAAGGAAGGTGCTTTGGCGAAAGCTATTGGTCGCAAAACCAGAACGGTAGTTGATGCAACCACAGGTTGGGCACAAGATAGTTTGCACATTTTTCGTATGGGCTATGATGTTAATTGCATTGAGCGGTCACCTATTATGCTGGAATTGCTAACAGATGCATTTGCAAGGCTGGCCTTAGTAGATTGGGTGACTAGGTTATCATTATCCGTGCCGGTGCTATTGCCTGGCAATGCGATTGATATTTTACCGCAGTTAACTATCGCACCTGACTGCATTTATATTGATCCTATGTTCCCCTCAAAACGTAAAAAGTCTGCTTTACCCAAAAAATCAATGCTGATTTTACGTGATTTATTAGGTGATGACATGGATAAAGATGCTTTATTTGCAGCTGCATTGCAGGCAACGGCAAAAAAAGTGGTGGTTAAAAGCCCTGATTATGCACTACCTTTGGGCGGGGTTCCTGCAGAAAGTTTTAAAAGCAAGTTGCTTAGGTATGATGTTTATATAAAAAACTAA
- a CDS encoding peptide chain release factor 2 has translation MHLGGIFDFDVKSERLVEVLRELENPDIWANPEQAQALGKERGLLEAVVNTVTELTTGLEDAAELLEMAVAEGDEETVTTVVEDLNVFTDQVAELEFRRMFAGDMDANNAFLDIQSGSGGTEAQDWAAMIMRMFLRWGERKGFKTDLIEESQGEVAGIKSATIKFEGDYAFGWLRTETGVHRLVRKSPFDSGNRRHTSFASVFVSPEIDDDIEIDINPADLRIDVYRASGAGGQHVNKTESAVRITHLPTNTVAQCQNDRSQHKNKDTAMKQLKSRLYELELRKRSESQQAVEDNKSDIGWGSQIRSYVLDQSRIKDLRTNVETGNTQAVLDGDLDQFIEASLKSGL, from the coding sequence ATGCACTTAGGGGGTATCTTTGACTTTGACGTTAAAAGTGAGCGTTTAGTCGAGGTTTTAAGAGAGCTGGAAAATCCGGATATATGGGCTAACCCTGAACAAGCGCAAGCTCTGGGAAAAGAGCGGGGGCTGTTAGAAGCGGTTGTTAATACAGTAACTGAATTGACGACAGGGCTTGAGGATGCGGCAGAATTGTTGGAGATGGCGGTTGCGGAGGGTGACGAAGAAACGGTAACGACTGTCGTTGAAGATCTAAATGTATTTACAGACCAGGTTGCAGAGTTAGAATTTCGCAGAATGTTTGCTGGCGATATGGACGCTAATAATGCTTTTTTGGATATCCAGTCTGGTTCTGGAGGTACAGAGGCACAGGATTGGGCAGCTATGATTATGCGGATGTTCCTGCGATGGGGGGAGCGTAAAGGTTTTAAAACCGACTTAATTGAGGAGTCGCAAGGGGAAGTTGCAGGTATTAAAAGTGCGACCATCAAATTTGAAGGAGATTATGCGTTTGGTTGGTTGCGTACCGAAACAGGCGTGCATCGCTTAGTTAGGAAGTCACCTTTTGATTCGGGTAATCGCCGGCATACTTCTTTTGCTTCAGTATTTGTATCTCCTGAAATAGATGATGATATTGAAATCGATATTAACCCGGCTGATTTGCGCATTGATGTTTATCGTGCGAGTGGTGCAGGTGGTCAGCATGTGAATAAAACTGAGTCGGCTGTGCGTATAACGCATTTACCAACTAATACGGTAGCGCAATGTCAGAATGATCGTTCGCAACATAAAAATAAGGACACGGCTATGAAACAGCTAAAGTCTAGACTTTATGAGTTGGAGTTACGTAAGCGTTCGGAATCACAACAAGCAGTTGAAGATAACAAATCAGATATAGGCTGGGGGAGTCAGATTCGCTCTTATGTTTTGGATCAGTCGCGCATTAAAGATTTGCGTACTAATGTAGAAACAGGGAATACTCAGGCAGTATTAGATGGAGACTTGGATCAGTTTATTGAGGCCAGCTTGAAAAGCGGATTGTAA
- a CDS encoding Fe-S cluster assembly ATP-binding protein codes for MLSIENLHVSVGDKPILKGLNLQINAGEVHAIMGPNGAGKSTLSHVLSGKAGYTVTAGSAIYQGKDLLAMEPEMRARDGVFLAFQYPVEIPGVSNIYLLKAALNAMRKHNDLPEVDAMDFLTLVKDKVKLLEMDDKFLYRSVNEGFSGGEKKRNEILQAAILEPSLCILDETDSGLDIDALKVVAAGLNSLRDPERAFLMITHYQRLLDYVVPDIVHVLADGEIVKTGGSELALELEAKGYQWIEGQAA; via the coding sequence ATGCTCAGCATAGAAAATCTTCATGTCAGCGTGGGTGATAAACCTATCCTTAAAGGTCTTAACTTGCAAATTAATGCAGGTGAAGTGCATGCCATTATGGGGCCGAATGGTGCAGGTAAAAGTACTTTATCACATGTCTTATCAGGCAAGGCAGGGTATACAGTTACTGCTGGATCAGCTATTTATCAAGGCAAAGACTTGTTGGCGATGGAGCCAGAAATGCGAGCACGCGACGGTGTGTTTTTAGCATTTCAATACCCAGTTGAAATCCCGGGTGTGAGTAATATTTATTTATTAAAAGCGGCATTGAATGCCATGCGCAAGCATAATGATTTGCCTGAAGTGGATGCTATGGATTTTTTAACTTTAGTGAAAGATAAAGTTAAGCTTTTAGAAATGGATGATAAGTTTTTATACCGCTCGGTTAATGAAGGCTTTTCAGGCGGAGAGAAAAAGCGTAATGAGATTTTGCAGGCGGCTATTTTGGAGCCAAGTCTATGTATCTTGGATGAAACTGATTCGGGCTTGGATATTGATGCATTAAAAGTCGTGGCTGCAGGGTTGAATTCTTTACGCGACCCTGAGCGTGCATTTTTAATGATTACTCATTACCAACGCCTGCTTGATTATGTTGTGCCTGATATTGTACATGTTTTGGCGGATGGTGAAATTGTGAAAACAGGTGGTTCTGAGCTTGCTTTAGAGTTGGAAGCAAAAGGTTATCAATGGATTGAAGGGCAGGCAGCCTAA
- a CDS encoding Fe-S cluster assembly protein SufD, protein MSAELKSSQYPAIYAEIADTLPGQSVAWLQALRADAMQQFATHGFPSLRDEEWRYTNVAAIEKKLFAPVSRTEVGAVELAGLQEQLLENAWAIVLVDGHFSAALSNIEGLPVGTVVMDMATAIEQQADVLQSYFSQAVQDTEHGFVAFNNAWFSDGVFIHVPANEVLAKPIQIIHVVTQADYMANTRHIIALGTSAQATVVETFVGCDDSYCSASVTEIFVGKNADLTLYKVQMEGEKAYHFGGTYVKQARDSRFQHHNFAFGGLLARSDIHTDLGSAAECDLNGLCLGVKRQHIDNHTRIHHLQPHASSRELYKSVLDQRARAVFQGRVLVAEQAQKTDSDMHNRNLLLSADAEVDTKPQLEIYADDVKCAHGVTVGQLDEKSIFYLQSRCVDEVSARNMLTFAFANEMVDKIKLKSLHDLVLQQLLVRFPQAGIQQDWL, encoded by the coding sequence ATGAGTGCTGAATTAAAAAGTAGTCAATACCCTGCTATTTATGCAGAAATAGCGGATACTTTGCCAGGGCAATCAGTTGCTTGGTTGCAGGCATTGAGAGCAGATGCTATGCAGCAGTTTGCAACGCATGGCTTTCCGTCGTTAAGGGATGAAGAGTGGCGTTATACCAATGTTGCCGCCATAGAGAAAAAATTATTTGCGCCTGTTAGTCGTACTGAGGTTGGGGCTGTTGAGTTGGCTGGCTTACAAGAGCAACTACTAGAGAATGCTTGGGCAATTGTATTGGTTGACGGGCATTTTTCTGCCGCACTGTCTAATATAGAGGGTTTGCCGGTTGGCACTGTTGTTATGGATATGGCAACCGCTATAGAGCAGCAGGCTGATGTCTTGCAGAGCTACTTTTCGCAAGCCGTGCAAGATACAGAACATGGTTTTGTGGCTTTTAATAATGCTTGGTTTAGTGATGGGGTTTTTATCCACGTACCAGCTAATGAGGTATTGGCTAAGCCTATTCAAATTATCCATGTAGTGACACAGGCTGATTATATGGCTAATACGCGACATATTATTGCCCTGGGTACTTCTGCGCAAGCAACAGTAGTCGAAACTTTTGTGGGTTGTGATGATTCGTATTGCTCTGCTAGTGTCACTGAAATTTTTGTGGGAAAAAATGCAGATTTAACCCTTTATAAAGTACAAATGGAAGGCGAAAAAGCCTATCACTTTGGCGGGACTTACGTTAAACAAGCGCGTGATAGTCGCTTTCAGCATCATAATTTTGCATTTGGTGGTTTATTGGCGCGTAGTGATATTCATACTGATTTGGGAAGTGCAGCGGAATGTGATTTGAATGGTTTGTGTTTGGGGGTTAAGCGCCAGCATATTGATAACCATACTCGAATTCATCATTTACAACCGCATGCAAGCAGTCGTGAATTATATAAAAGTGTTTTAGATCAACGTGCTCGTGCGGTGTTTCAAGGGCGAGTATTGGTAGCAGAGCAAGCACAAAAAACAGACTCTGATATGCATAATCGTAATTTATTACTCTCTGCTGATGCGGAAGTGGATACCAAGCCACAATTAGAAATTTATGCAGATGATGTTAAATGCGCACATGGTGTGACTGTGGGGCAACTGGATGAGAAATCAATTTTTTATTTGCAGTCACGGTGTGTGGATGAGGTGAGTGCTAGAAATATGCTGACCTTTGCCTTCGCGAATGAGATGGTTGATAAAATTAAACTAAAAAGTTTGCATGATTTGGTGTTACAGCAGTTGTTAGTCAGATTTCCGCAAGCAGGTATTCAGCAAGATTGGCTGTAA
- a CDS encoding 3-phenylpropionate/trans-cinnamate dioxygenase ferredoxin component: protein MSDWVDVAAESALAIGEHMLVDVDGIEVAVFKLEDGFYALENVCTHDGAEIASGIVENGEIVCPRHGARFCIKTGEVKCAPAYEDIASLEVRIDGGQLKVRDTRWD, encoded by the coding sequence ATGTCTGATTGGGTTGATGTGGCGGCAGAGAGTGCTTTAGCGATAGGAGAGCATATGCTGGTCGATGTGGATGGTATCGAAGTGGCTGTTTTTAAATTGGAAGATGGTTTTTATGCGTTAGAGAATGTTTGTACACATGATGGAGCAGAAATTGCCAGTGGTATTGTTGAAAACGGTGAGATTGTTTGCCCTAGACATGGGGCGCGTTTTTGTATTAAAACAGGGGAGGTTAAATGTGCGCCTGCGTATGAAGATATTGCAAGTTTAGAAGTAAGGATTGATGGAGGGCAATTGAAAGTTCGTGATACACGTTGGGATTAG
- a CDS encoding Fe-S cluster assembly protein SufB gives MSASAQEIENLIGQEYKDGFVTELEVETFPPGLDEDVITKLSAIKGEPEFMLEYRLKAFRHWQTMAEPNWAQLDIEPIDYQAISYYSAPKKDSDKPQSLDEIDPVLLDTYKKLGIPLDEQERLAGVAVDAVFDSVSVATTFKGKLKDAGVIFCPISEALQEYPELVKQYLGTVVPETDNFFAALNAAVFTDGSFVYIPKGVRCPMELSTYFRINAANTGQFERTLIIADADSHVSYLEGCTAPMRDENQLHAAVVELVAMENAEIKYSTVQNWYPGDENGVGGIYNFVTKRAECRGANSKVSWTQVETGSAITWKYPSCILLGENSIGEFYSVAVTNNYQQADTGTKMIHIGKNTTSTIISKGISAGRSQNTYRGLVKVAKSAENARNYTQCDSLLVGDKCGAHTFPYVEVKQPSAQVEHEATTSKISEDQLFFCQQRGLSAEDAVSMIVNGFCKSVFKELPMEFAVEAQALLGISLEGSVG, from the coding sequence ATGTCAGCAAGTGCACAAGAAATTGAAAACCTAATTGGTCAAGAGTACAAAGATGGTTTTGTGACAGAACTAGAGGTGGAAACTTTTCCTCCTGGCTTAGATGAGGACGTGATCACCAAGCTTTCTGCTATTAAAGGCGAGCCAGAGTTTATGTTGGAATATCGCTTAAAAGCCTTTCGACACTGGCAGACTATGGCAGAGCCAAATTGGGCTCAGCTTGATATTGAACCGATTGATTATCAGGCGATTAGTTATTATTCAGCTCCAAAAAAAGATTCGGATAAGCCGCAAAGTTTAGATGAGATTGACCCGGTATTATTGGATACCTATAAAAAATTAGGTATCCCACTCGATGAGCAGGAGCGCTTGGCTGGTGTGGCGGTAGATGCTGTTTTTGATAGTGTTTCGGTAGCAACTACCTTTAAAGGGAAATTAAAAGATGCAGGGGTTATCTTTTGCCCTATCTCTGAAGCTTTGCAAGAATATCCAGAATTAGTTAAGCAGTACTTAGGAACAGTGGTACCTGAAACAGATAATTTTTTTGCGGCCTTAAATGCGGCTGTTTTTACTGATGGTTCGTTTGTCTATATTCCTAAAGGTGTACGCTGTCCGATGGAATTATCTACCTATTTTCGTATTAATGCGGCTAATACTGGGCAATTTGAACGTACTTTAATTATTGCTGATGCAGATAGTCATGTGAGTTATCTGGAAGGGTGTACTGCTCCGATGCGTGATGAAAATCAATTACATGCTGCGGTAGTGGAGTTGGTGGCAATGGAGAATGCCGAAATTAAATATTCGACGGTACAGAATTGGTATCCAGGTGATGAAAATGGTGTGGGTGGTATCTATAATTTCGTGACTAAACGCGCAGAATGTCGTGGGGCGAATTCTAAGGTTTCATGGACACAAGTAGAAACGGGTTCGGCTATTACTTGGAAATACCCGAGCTGTATTTTGTTGGGTGAAAATTCAATTGGTGAATTTTATTCGGTTGCGGTGACTAATAATTACCAACAAGCGGATACTGGCACCAAAATGATTCATATTGGTAAAAATACCACTAGCACTATTATTTCCAAAGGGATTTCGGCAGGGCGCTCGCAAAATACTTATCGTGGTTTAGTTAAAGTGGCTAAAAGTGCTGAAAATGCACGTAATTACACGCAGTGTGATTCTTTATTGGTGGGTGATAAATGTGGTGCACATACTTTTCCTTATGTAGAAGTCAAACAACCTTCTGCGCAAGTTGAGCACGAAGCAACCACTTCTAAAATCAGTGAAGATCAATTATTTTTCTGTCAACAACGTGGCTTATCAGCAGAGGATGCGGTATCCATGATTGTGAATGGTTTTTGTAAAAGTGTATTTAAAGAATTGCCGATGGAATTTGCGGTTGAAGCTCAGGCTTTATTAGGTATCAGTTTAGAAGGTTCAGTGGGTTAA
- a CDS encoding lysyl-tRNA synthetase, class II: MPELDHDEQEQVAQRRTKLNALRENGGIAFPTDFRRNVVAGEVLAEYGEKSKEELEAEPIRVKLAGRMMTRRIMGKASFAHIQDMSGRIQLYVTRDTLVEGFYNEQFKKWDIGDILGAEGILFKTKVGELSVRVDDVRLLTKALRPLPEKFHGIADQEIKYRQRYLDLIMSDTSRDTFLMRSKIVSYIRQFLTERKFLEVETPMMQAIPGGATARPFETHHNALDMGLYLRIAPELYLKRLVVGGFERVFEINRNFRNEGLSSRHNPEFTMIEFYQAYAEYGELMDLTEEMLKGIAEELLGNSVVTYQGEQYDFGKPFERMTVFDSILHFNPDLTAADIDSREAAVKVADNLGILVKEGYGLGKVQIEIFEKTVETRLMQPTFITAYPVEVSPLARRNDDNPHVTDRFEFFVGGREIANGFTELNDSEDQAERFLKQVQEKDEGDDEAMHYDADYITALEHGMPPTAGEGIGIDRLVMLFTDSPSIRDVLLFPHMRPKA, encoded by the coding sequence ATGCCAGAACTAGATCACGACGAACAAGAACAAGTTGCGCAGCGCCGTACAAAATTAAATGCATTACGTGAAAATGGTGGGATTGCATTTCCTACTGATTTTCGCCGCAATGTGGTGGCGGGTGAAGTGCTCGCTGAATATGGCGAGAAGAGTAAAGAGGAATTAGAAGCAGAGCCTATTCGTGTCAAATTGGCAGGGCGCATGATGACTCGCAGAATCATGGGTAAGGCTAGTTTTGCACACATACAAGATATGTCTGGCAGAATCCAGTTGTATGTGACACGTGATACCTTGGTCGAAGGTTTTTATAATGAGCAATTTAAAAAATGGGACATTGGTGACATCTTAGGTGCTGAAGGTATTTTATTCAAAACCAAGGTGGGTGAGTTAAGTGTGCGTGTTGATGATGTGCGTTTATTGACTAAGGCGTTACGACCGTTACCAGAAAAATTTCATGGTATTGCTGACCAAGAAATTAAATACCGACAACGGTATTTGGATTTGATCATGAGTGATACTTCGCGTGATACTTTCTTGATGCGTTCCAAAATTGTCTCTTATATTCGTCAATTTTTAACCGAGCGTAAGTTTCTGGAAGTTGAAACGCCAATGATGCAGGCTATTCCAGGAGGGGCGACAGCAAGACCCTTTGAGACACATCATAATGCCTTGGATATGGGCTTATATTTGCGTATTGCTCCTGAACTATATTTAAAGCGTCTAGTTGTTGGTGGTTTTGAACGAGTTTTTGAAATTAATCGTAACTTTCGTAATGAAGGATTGTCTTCGCGGCATAATCCTGAATTTACTATGATTGAGTTTTATCAGGCATATGCGGAATATGGCGAATTAATGGACTTAACTGAAGAAATGCTGAAAGGTATTGCTGAAGAGTTGTTGGGTAATTCAGTAGTAACATATCAAGGTGAGCAATATGACTTTGGCAAGCCTTTTGAGCGTATGACCGTGTTTGATTCTATTTTGCATTTTAACCCAGATTTGACTGCAGCTGATATAGATAGTCGGGAAGCTGCTGTTAAGGTTGCCGATAATCTTGGTATCCTTGTTAAGGAGGGTTATGGTTTAGGTAAAGTGCAAATTGAAATTTTTGAGAAGACTGTTGAAACGCGACTCATGCAGCCAACATTTATTACTGCTTATCCTGTTGAGGTTTCACCTTTAGCAAGGCGTAATGATGATAATCCACATGTAACAGATCGATTTGAGTTTTTTGTGGGTGGTCGTGAGATTGCGAATGGATTTACTGAGTTAAATGATTCTGAAGATCAAGCGGAACGCTTTCTGAAGCAAGTACAAGAGAAAGATGAGGGTGATGATGAGGCAATGCATTATGATGCGGATTATATAACTGCATTGGAGCATGGTATGCCACCTACTGCTGGAGAAGGAATAGGTATTGACCGTCTAGTTATGTTGTTTACAGATTCTCCATCTATTCGTGATGTATTGTTATTTCCACATATGCGGCCAAAAGCTTAA